TCTTACTTTTTTTGCACTTTGCTGCAGTTTTGCTCCTTCTCTTTGACTGATCCTTTTTTGTCCTTTTGCTTTTTGACTGCAGTGATCGTCCTGAGTATTCAAAGATTCAGGAGTAATTTCTGTATATTGAGAATTGCTCTCCTGATTACTTTTTTCTGAACCTTCCATTTGGACTTTGTTAGGACTGTAGGCAGCTAACTGACAGAGAGCGACAGCTGCAGTTTGTTTCTGCTCATCACAGTTGTCAATTGTCCTGATTTCCTGAACTTCTTTCCCTTGCGTCATGACAAGGGGCTTATTGCAGGAACTCTTGTCTGTGTGATTTTTAAGGTTGTACAGCTCAGTTTTCAATCTTCCATTTTCTGTTTTTAGAGGTTCCTGGTTTTCATCTACATACAGTGAGTTCTGTTGTACTGATTTTATGTTACAGCTGTCTTTTACAGAGAGATTCAGAGGCATTTCTTGCAGTTCTTCAAAGTCCTGGGTTTCCATGTGGAGAGCATTTTTGAACATATGCTCTTGAACATTGATTGCATCTGGCTTCTTAGAAAGGTTAAGGGGTGCTATTCCTGTGTCATCATCAGAAATGGACAGGGTATCCTCATTACCATTACTTGAATGTTCTAGATTTTCATTTTCACTAGTGACATTATCActagaaagaagaaaaaacaaaTTTTTCAGTTATGAAATTAGTCACAATAGAAGTTTTAATAGAATTCATGTCTTGTTCAGTTTCATGATTGCAAGGTTACATGATGTTACAGCAAAACCTACACAATGGCCTGATTTGATTGGAAATAAGATATCAGAAGAATATGCtatgggttgttttgtagaacagGTATGCAGATTCATTAATGCACATACAGAATAAATGTGCTACTATGAGTACTACAAAAATACCAAAGTTATGATATTTTGTAAAGGTGTCCCAGCCTATCACTTCGCATGGAATATGGACAGGCATTTTATTGAGCAAGTTAATAAATTTCGATACCTAGGTATTCTTTTCTCCTATAACATGTCATGGACAGGCCATATGGCTGCCACCATAAAGTTAGCATCTGTGCACTCAGCAACCCTCTTGAGATTCTTTTGGACTTCAAGAGGCAATTATTTGCCAGTTGCCATTCAGGCATTGAAGGATAAGGTAATTCCATTATTACTATTTGGGGTACCTCTGAGCGTTGCCAAAGTTAATGAGAAATATGATTcctatttaatttcttttttgcGCTCCATGTCTAGTTTACCCATGTGTACCTCTGGTCCAGCAATTTGGTTGGAATTTGCAGAACCATCTTTAGAAGCTAAAGCCTGGATTGCAATGtttatttttagatttaaaaATTTCCTTTCATCAGAGGAATGTTATTTACATTTACTTGCTAAAGATGGTTTTCAGAGCTCTTGGCAAAAATTAGTTGtgtactctctgctcacaacctgagttcgatcccagcgaaagctgggttcaggtagctggctcaaggttgactcagccttccctccttctgaggtcggtaaaatgagtccccagcttgctgggaggaaagtgtagatgactggggaaggcaatggcaaaccaccacgtaaaaagtctaccatgaaaacatcgtgatgcgatgtcaccccagagtcagaaacgactggtgcttgcacaggtggcTACCTTTAGATTACAAAGACTGAGTTTGTCTTATTAGATAAATGGGCTACTATGGCTACTGTTTGCTTTGAATATATGAGAGATTTCAGTTTCAGTCCTGATAAGCCACAAGCCATTCACTgcctgtttttttaaatcttcattgTGGTGATGATAACATAAATTATTGGTTGTAACCCACCCTAAACTCTTAGGGTGAGACTGGAATTGCAGTATTAATGATTGAGGGCTATGGTtgtgcattttaattaaaatatgttttaatttaaataacattttaaaaatcagcacaTCAGACATTACAATGATATCAGCATGTTTATATATGAAAATGGTTCCAAACCATTATATGGTTTCCTTGACATATAAAAGTAGTAAAAATATTAGGGTATTAACCCCCCAAAAGCAGCATGGTTTGGGGTGGCTCCCAAACCAAACAGTGAACCAAAAGGGCCCCACCTGAATAGAGCCAGTCTGGCAAGTTCAGTTCCCCCATCTCCTAGCTGTCCTGacttccacctttctcccaacTGCAGCTCAccagagccaggagaaaggtgcaGAGAAAGCCtgggaagggttaaatggctcacagccatttaagcCTAACAGCTGAGCAGGTCTGTAGCCATTTAACATGTCAGTTTCTCTTCCCCCTGCTTTGAAGGGAGGGCAGAACTGAAGGGTTTAATaactcacagccatttaaacatAACAGCCTGGCAGGTCAGCTGCTCAACTGGCAACCATTTAACTCTTTGGTTTTGCTCCCCCTCTTTGAAGGCAGGGGGAAGCAAAACTGAAGGCTTAAATGGCTGCCATCcatccatttaaacctaacagctgaatGGCAGACCCTGTGCAACTCAGCCGTCAGGTTTAAATGGCATTTGATTTCATATAAAATTCCCAGAAGCATCTGGCTAGCCACAGTTAGGAACATGGTACTAGActgtgggaaaaaaaataattttggaaggggtgttgaaagacctgagtcagatcgagttgacaagagaggaggtcctacaactgatagacgaattaaaaacaagtcaccagatccggatggcatacatccaaggtgAAATTCTGGAtcgcctgacaaaaatatgtaatctttcatcgagatctgcctccattcctgaaaactggaaggtagcaaatgtcacccccatctttgagatctgggaaattacaggccagtcagtctgacttcaatattgggaaagttggtagaaaccattatcaaggacagaatgagtaggcacattgatgaacacgggttattgaggaagactcagcatgggttctgcaagagaagatcttgcctcactaacctgttacagttctttgagggggtgtacaaacatgtggacaaaaaggACCtggtagatgttgtttatcttgatttccaggaagcttttgataaagttcctcatcaaaggctccttagtaagtttgagagtcgtggagtaaaaggacagatcctcttgtggatcaaaaactggctaattaataggaagcagagagtgaatataaatggcaatcttcgcagtggaggacggtaagcagtggggtgccgcagggctcagtactgggtccaatactctttaacttgttcattaatgatttggagttgggagtaagcagtgaagtggccaagtttgcagatgacactaaattgttcagggtggtgagaaccagagaggattgtgaggcactccaaagggatttgttgaggctggatgagtgggcgtcaacgtggcagatgaggttcagtgtggccaagtgcagagtaatgcacattgggaccaaaactcccagctgcaaatacaagttgatggggtgtgaactggcagagactgaccaagagagagatcttggggtcgtggtagataactcactgaaaatgtcaagacagtgtgcggttgcaataaaaaaggccaacgccatgctgggaattattaagaagggaactgaaaacaaagccagtatcataatgcctctgtggTCTCATTTTAATAGTGTGgtctcattttgaatactgtgtctggtcactgcacctcaaaaaggatattatagcattggaaaaagtccagaaaagggcaactagaatgattaaaggtttggaacactttccctatgaagaaaggttaaaatgcttggggctctttagcttggagaaacgtcaactacggggtgacatgatagaagtttacaagattatgcatgggatggagaaagtagagaaagaagtttttttcccctctttctcacattacaagaactcgtgggcattcaatgaaattgctgaacagtcaggttagaatggataaaaggaagtagttcttcatccaaagggcgattaacatgtggaattcactgccacaggaggtggtggcagctacaagcaaagacagcttcaagaggggattggaaaaaatttggagcagaggtccatcagtggctgttaaccacagtgtattattggaactgtctggggcagtgatgctctgtattcttggtgcttggggagggggcaaagtggaagagcttctagccccacttgtgaaccttctgatggcacttgcgggggcggggggttggccactgtgtgacacagagtgttggactggatgggctattggcctgatccagcatggcttctcttatgttcttaaggttcaCTGTGCTTGATCAGATTGACAGTCCAGTATTCTGTTTCTAGTAGTGGCTGGGTAGAtgcctctagaacaggggtggccaatggtagctctccagatgtttttttttgcctacaactcccatcagccccagccagcatggccaatggctggggctgatggtagttgtaggcaaaaaccatctggagagctaccattggccacccctgctctagaaagtCCACAAGCAGGACTTTAACCCTGAATAGCTGAATCAAAACAGCCACAGGTCTGCTAAAAGTTCAGAGAAggtgccttccctgaacattgGTTCATGAATGTTTGGGCCAAATTTCAGTATGTGAACtggctcatgcccatccctaaatatatatatagcccACAGTTCATTAGAAGGTatgcagtttttttaaatatgACCATCTGATCTTTCCAAACCAATAATTATCCTCCCATCTCTTTATCCTCCCATCGCAGAACAGATTAACAgcatttttatattaaaaaaaacactccATGTCCCTGGGAACCTAGTTGTCTGTGGGTATAATCTTGGACACATTCAGTCTGTTAGTGGTCTCTGTTTTAACGTAATAGAACTTCCAGATACACATGCATATCATATCAGGCAATAAATCaaataatattaaaaatataaaattaaagtggcaAATACCATTCTACCAAGTGCATTTCCAATTAGCTGCCAACTTTTACCCTTCAAATTAATTTTTTGCTTGTCCTGATTTCTCTAAATCTAGTCAACCTGCATACTTCCCTTGATGCTAGCTGTTACCAGTTGTGCAAGTAATGAAACATACCCTGAGAGTTTCCATGCAAAGGCTCCTAAGGGCTTGTCTTAtatagaattttttttggggggaggggagggtaaatatgtatttatttttacctTCTGGATGTGTTTTCTCTCTCATCATTTGACAAAGGCTGAGTGGATTGGTCAGTACTTTTCCTTACAGGTCTGAATGCTGTGAAACTTTCTTCTGGTTGAGGTTGATCATACTTGCTAATACTAATCGAAGCTGACTTGTTGGAAAGATCAAACAGTCCTTCTTCACAAGCTTGGCTTGTCTGAGTGAAGTTTGTGGGACTGGGTCTTCCAGGGGACCCTGTTGCTGCACTTCCAGCACGAGGGCTCATTTTGGCATTTTCTTGTTCATTTTGTTCTTCTTTGGAATGGCTTTTGGTATGCAGTAAAGGAACTTCTTTTtcatattcagctggttttttatTTGAATTCAACAGATGTAACCTGGCGGGGCTTGGAGAAACTGGGTACAGCAAGGTTGTTTCCTCCATTAAATGAGAACTTGGATCTCTGTTGATATTTGCAATATGTGGAAGTTTGTAAAATGGCGGTTCTGTTGGCCTACAAAACCCATATGGTACTGGGGGATTGGGGTGATACTGCTGGAATAATCTGTAGTGTTCATAAGTTGCTGGGTTTATTGGTTTTGGGAGTGGTCCAGAGTGAGGAAGAAAATGTCTTTGATCTTGAGAGCCATAGACAGAGAGCACTGGACTTTCACACTCGTGAGAGTTTCCTGGAAGGAAGTAAGGTGCATAGATAGCCAATCCATGTTCATACAGTGAAGTTGGATACTCTGGAATAATAGGCTGCATGTAAGATGGTATGGCAGCAAACCCTTTTGCAGGTGGAATTTTATGAGTAAAATCTGATGTCATAAGGCTTGAACCTGTTTTCCATGGGTGGTTTGGAGCATGAAATGCTGACTTCGTGTGGAAGGGAGAGCCTTTG
This region of Heteronotia binoei isolate CCM8104 ecotype False Entrance Well chromosome 13, APGP_CSIRO_Hbin_v1, whole genome shotgun sequence genomic DNA includes:
- the ZNF750 gene encoding zinc finger protein 750 — protein: MSLIKERKPKKPHYIPRPPGKPFKYKCFQCPFTCNEKSHLFNHMKYGLCKNSITLVSEQDRNQSSKCSKSSSLEPKQINQVDPVAKSTSTKALLNLDSKPQYAFAKDDAKENMNIQNQTTEKSVNGQKTLIQKELIPVSNEAVSTTNEQPSLEGIVRPSAFVPVGEHRHSKDSNNISQLTSLSDSNKGSPFHTKSAFHAPNHPWKTGSSLMTSDFTHKIPPAKGFAAIPSYMQPIIPEYPTSLYEHGLAIYAPYFLPGNSHECESPVLSVYGSQDQRHFLPHSGPLPKPINPATYEHYRLFQQYHPNPPVPYGFCRPTEPPFYKLPHIANINRDPSSHLMEETTLLYPVSPSPARLHLLNSNKKPAEYEKEVPLLHTKSHSKEEQNEQENAKMSPRAGSAATGSPGRPSPTNFTQTSQACEEGLFDLSNKSASISISKYDQPQPEESFTAFRPVRKSTDQSTQPLSNDERENTSRSDNVTSENENLEHSSNGNEDTLSISDDDTGIAPLNLSKKPDAINVQEHMFKNALHMETQDFEELQEMPLNLSVKDSCNIKSVQQNSLYVDENQEPLKTENGRLKTELYNLKNHTDKSSCNKPLVMTQGKEVQEIRTIDNCDEQKQTAAVALCQLAAYSPNKVQMEGSEKSNQESNSQYTEITPESLNTQDDHCSQKAKGQKRISQREGAKLQQSAKKVRTSDCSRVFTLRKRNRVS